In Trichoderma atroviride chromosome 2, complete sequence, one DNA window encodes the following:
- a CDS encoding uncharacterized protein (TransMembrane:3 (o16-37i117-136o148-165i)): MSLIRQLRGLALTAPWLVYLLLADVALSLMLPLKALAPGLVYDLSSRIAGSVWRWIQLIFEYANGAQIECSGDDIPAGESAVVVSNHLAWADFYMIQALAIRKGMLGRCRYFAKRQLRLVPFLGWGLWAMGMPMVSRSWLKDKSELDRAFAGLVSMRLPTWLISFSEATRFSQRKYQESQAWCKKTDRPHPMHLLYPRTKGFIATVQHLRRAPHIRAVYDLTIFYRRGNEFQEAPTMWDTLSVPRLSEGAGFQFHVHARRFPIESLPQTDAELASWLEQRWIEKGEWLEAQRQKCLAS, translated from the exons ATGTCGCTAATCAGACAGCTCCGCGGACTCGCCTTGACGGCGCCTTGGCTGGTGTACTTGCTGCTGGCAGACGTAGCGCtgtcgctgatgctgccgctCAAGGCGCTGGCCCCTGGGCTCGTCTACGACCTGTCGTCTCGCATCGCCGGCTCGGTGTGGCGGTGGATTCAGCTCATCTTCGAATACGCCAACGGGGCCCAGATCGAGTGCTCTGGTGACGACATCCCGGCGGGCGAATCTGCCGTTGTCGTCTCCAACCACCTGGCCTGGGCCGACTTTTATATGATCCAGGCCCTGGCGATACGCAAGGGCATGCTGGGCCGCTGCCGCTACTTTGCCAAGCGCCAGCTTCGGCTCGTGCCCTTCCTAGGCTGGGGCCTCTGGGCCATGGGCATGCCGATGGTGAGCCGGAGCTGGCTCAAGGACAAGTCGGAGCTCGATCGTGCCTTTGCCGGGCTGGTCTCCATGAGGCTTCCGACCT GGCTCATTAGCTTCAGCGAGGCCACCCGCTTCAGCCAGCGGAAATACCAAGAGTCGCAGGCATGGTGCAAGAAGACCGATCGGCCCCATCCCATGCATCTCCTGTATCCCCGCACCAAGGGCTTCATCGCCACGGTCCAGCACCTCCGCAGGGCACCGCATATCAGGGCTGTGTACGACCTGACCATCTTTTACCGTCGAGGCAATGAGTTCCAAGAGGCCCCGACAATGTGGGACACGCTGAGCGTTCCGAGACTGAGCGAGGGGGCCGGCTTCCAATTTCATGTACACGCTCGCCGGTTTCCCATTGAGAGCCTGCCGCAGACTGACGCTGAGTTGGCCAGCTGGCTGGAGCAGCGGTGGATTGAAAAGGGGGAGTGGCTTGAAGCGCAGAGACAGAAGTGCCTCGCCAGTTGA